One window of Mesorhizobium sp. PAMC28654 genomic DNA carries:
- a CDS encoding SDR family oxidoreductase, producing the protein MDKANGVALVTGGAKRIGGAIVEDLAAHGFAVAIHCNRSRAEADALVARIDSAGGRATVLVADLTDMAEVGSLVARAEAVLGPVRLLVNNASLFEDDSILDFNWQAWDRHFAVHVKAPALLAQEFAHCLPADGEGLIVNIIDQRVWRPTPRYFSYALSKSSLWTATQMMAQALGPRIRVNAIGPGPTLKNKWQNDEDFEAQVDGLILKRGPELSEFGSTIRYLWAARSVTGQMIALDGGQHLAWQTPDVTGMVE; encoded by the coding sequence ATGGACAAAGCCAACGGTGTGGCGCTGGTGACGGGCGGAGCGAAGCGAATTGGCGGAGCGATCGTCGAGGATCTCGCGGCTCATGGCTTTGCCGTCGCCATCCATTGCAATCGTTCGCGTGCCGAGGCGGACGCGCTGGTCGCCCGCATAGACAGCGCCGGCGGGCGCGCCACGGTGCTCGTCGCCGACTTGACGGACATGGCCGAGGTCGGAAGTCTCGTCGCACGTGCCGAAGCCGTGCTTGGCCCTGTCCGCCTGCTGGTCAACAATGCTTCCCTGTTCGAGGACGATTCAATTCTGGATTTCAACTGGCAGGCCTGGGACCGCCACTTCGCCGTTCACGTGAAGGCGCCGGCCCTGCTGGCGCAAGAGTTTGCCCATTGCCTGCCGGCCGACGGGGAGGGGCTGATCGTCAACATCATCGACCAGCGTGTCTGGCGCCCGACGCCGCGCTATTTTTCCTATGCACTGTCGAAATCGTCTCTATGGACGGCAACCCAGATGATGGCGCAGGCCCTCGGCCCTCGCATCCGGGTCAATGCCATTGGCCCCGGACCGACCTTGAAGAACAAGTGGCAGAACGATGAGGATTTTGAAGCGCAGGTCGATGGCTTGATTCTGAAGCGCGGCCCGGAATTGTCGGAATTCGGGAGCACTATTCGCTACCTTTGGGCAGCGCGCTCGGTGACCGGCCAAATGATAGCGCTCGACGGCGGCCAGCATCTTGCGTGGCAAACGCCGGATGTGACAGGCATGGTGGAATGA
- a CDS encoding outer membrane protein — protein MQANIKFARPLVVALGLFALGGTAYAADVVQEEPPAPAPIAQLPVASWAGPYVGLSVGYGFAGHADQKDVPNDIGTKGFVGGVFGGYQWQQDNFVYGAEADIGYNGVKGSNSLGDAKGGVEGSLRARLGYAVTPDILLYGTAGGALKDQKVDDNLGDSDSKTMLGWTAGVGTDIKITENVFGRVEYRYTDFGNKDFGPIGNVKSTDNRVTFGVGMKF, from the coding sequence ATGCAAGCCAATATCAAATTCGCCCGACCGTTGGTCGTGGCGCTTGGGCTCTTCGCCCTCGGTGGAACCGCATACGCCGCGGACGTAGTTCAGGAAGAGCCGCCGGCGCCCGCGCCGATTGCACAGCTTCCCGTAGCTTCCTGGGCCGGCCCTTATGTCGGTCTGAGCGTCGGTTATGGCTTTGCTGGCCATGCCGATCAAAAGGATGTGCCAAACGACATCGGCACCAAGGGTTTCGTTGGTGGCGTGTTTGGTGGCTACCAGTGGCAGCAAGACAACTTCGTGTACGGTGCTGAAGCCGACATCGGCTACAATGGCGTCAAGGGTTCCAACTCTCTTGGAGATGCCAAGGGCGGCGTCGAAGGTTCGTTGCGTGCCCGTCTCGGCTACGCTGTGACCCCGGACATCCTGCTGTACGGCACCGCCGGTGGCGCGCTGAAGGACCAGAAGGTTGATGACAACCTCGGCGACAGCGACAGCAAGACCATGCTCGGCTGGACGGCCGGTGTCGGTACCGACATCAAGATCACCGAGAACGTGTTCGGTCGTGTCGAATACCGCTACACGGATTTCGGCAACAAGGACTTCGGCCCTATCGGCAACGTCAAGTCGACCGACAACCGCGTCACCTTCGGCGTCGGTATGAAGTTCTAA
- a CDS encoding glutathione S-transferase family protein: MPRLLYASSSPYSSKVRMAAVYAGIAMDAVPVKTEEKPAELIGANPLGKIPVLVLDDGRSIHDSRAITQHLNRVSKNMLFPRNPDKRLEAEVLEALADGICDCALSMVYERRTRPEDMVYQPWLDRQWAKITGALDMLNANPPKLPKKITAGQMAVRACLGYLALRFAGKWEKGRARLVRWAARFDEKFPELKTCVPA; the protein is encoded by the coding sequence ATGCCCAGACTGCTTTATGCGTCCTCCTCGCCCTACAGTTCCAAGGTGCGTATGGCCGCTGTCTATGCCGGCATTGCCATGGATGCCGTCCCGGTCAAGACCGAAGAGAAGCCGGCCGAACTGATCGGCGCCAACCCGCTTGGCAAGATTCCGGTTCTGGTGCTTGATGACGGACGTTCGATCCACGACAGCCGCGCCATCACCCAGCATCTCAACCGGGTTTCGAAGAACATGTTGTTTCCGCGCAATCCGGACAAGCGCCTCGAAGCCGAAGTGCTGGAAGCGCTGGCTGACGGCATTTGCGATTGCGCGCTGTCGATGGTCTATGAGCGCCGGACGCGTCCCGAGGACATGGTCTATCAGCCCTGGCTGGATCGGCAGTGGGCAAAGATCACCGGCGCGCTGGACATGCTCAACGCCAATCCGCCAAAATTGCCGAAGAAGATTACCGCCGGCCAGATGGCTGTTCGTGCCTGCCTTGGCTATCTGGCGCTGCGTTTTGCCGGCAAGTGGGAAAAGGGCCGTGCTCGGCTTGTCCGCTGGGCCGCGCGTTTCGACGAGAAGTTCCCAGAACTGAAGACATGCGTGCCGGCCTGA